One genomic window of Treponema sp. J25 includes the following:
- a CDS encoding UDP-N-acetylmuramoyl-L-alanyl-D-glutamate--2,6-diaminopimelate ligase, producing the protein MERYGNELFTSELQQRARIIALRGPLETPITDLVYDSRKVTPGALYIALPGLHTDGHRYIPEALQRGARAILHQYPLDTYQDNILYIQAEDSRFAMSPLADAFYGCPSRSLAVIGVTGTEGKSTTVFLIYQLLTLAGKKAGFISTVQYRIGEQEEWNPEHQTTPEAPVIHKYLAAMRDYGMEYAVVESSSHGLSPRTNRLGDVAFDVGVMTNVTHEHLEFHGTWEQYRYDKANLFRALDRYSHEKILGNQTAFPDRPHRPIRVPSFGVVNADDPSASYFAAATERRVYTYSTRGSEADLSIRSLESTAQGNNYEVYSRAEDKTYKIQDNLPGSFNAGNVLASLLVVSGLLGLPLEDFIPLVSQLRPVRGRMTVIQQGQPFEVIIDYAHTPSSFEIVLPPIKKRIEPHGGRLISVFGSGGERDREKRPRQGRIAADWSDIVILTDEDPRGEDPLALLEEIAAGCPERIRDRELFLIPDRPTAIRKAFSLARPGDVVLLLGKGHENSIIYADRVMPYDEIGEARRALEELGYREQSSSS; encoded by the coding sequence ATGGAACGATACGGGAATGAGCTTTTTACCTCCGAACTACAACAGCGGGCACGGATTATTGCCCTCCGGGGCCCCCTGGAAACCCCTATTACCGACCTGGTCTATGATTCACGGAAAGTAACCCCCGGGGCATTGTACATCGCCCTTCCGGGCCTCCATACGGATGGACACCGGTATATCCCAGAGGCCCTTCAGCGGGGGGCCCGGGCTATCCTCCATCAATATCCCCTTGATACATATCAAGATAATATCCTTTACATCCAGGCAGAAGATAGCCGCTTTGCTATGTCGCCTCTGGCGGACGCTTTTTATGGGTGTCCTTCCCGGTCCCTGGCGGTAATCGGCGTTACCGGCACGGAGGGCAAGAGCACCACCGTCTTTCTCATCTACCAGTTGCTTACCTTAGCGGGGAAAAAAGCAGGGTTTATCTCCACCGTGCAATACCGGATTGGGGAACAAGAAGAGTGGAATCCCGAACACCAGACCACCCCCGAAGCTCCGGTGATTCACAAGTACCTTGCAGCCATGAGAGACTATGGGATGGAATACGCCGTGGTAGAATCCAGTTCCCACGGATTATCGCCCCGGACCAACCGACTGGGGGATGTGGCCTTCGACGTAGGAGTCATGACCAACGTTACCCACGAACATCTAGAGTTCCATGGTACGTGGGAACAGTACCGGTATGACAAGGCAAATCTTTTTCGGGCCCTGGACCGCTATTCCCACGAAAAAATTCTGGGGAATCAAACCGCCTTTCCAGATCGACCACACCGTCCTATTCGCGTTCCTTCCTTTGGAGTAGTAAATGCGGATGATCCCAGCGCTAGTTACTTCGCCGCAGCCACCGAACGGCGAGTATATACTTATAGCACCCGGGGAAGCGAGGCGGATCTCAGCATCCGAAGTCTGGAAAGTACCGCCCAGGGGAACAACTACGAAGTATACAGTCGAGCCGAGGATAAAACCTACAAAATACAGGATAACCTGCCAGGCTCCTTTAATGCGGGGAATGTTCTGGCCTCGTTGCTTGTAGTTTCGGGGCTCCTCGGGCTGCCATTGGAAGACTTCATTCCCCTGGTAAGCCAACTTCGACCCGTTCGGGGACGTATGACGGTGATCCAGCAGGGCCAGCCCTTTGAGGTAATCATAGATTATGCCCACACCCCCTCGTCCTTCGAAATCGTTCTTCCCCCCATTAAAAAACGAATCGAACCCCACGGGGGGCGCCTCATCAGCGTATTTGGCTCAGGGGGGGAACGGGACCGGGAAAAACGTCCCCGGCAGGGGAGAATTGCCGCCGATTGGTCCGATATTGTCATCCTTACCGACGAAGATCCCCGTGGTGAAGATCCCCTGGCGCTGCTGGAAGAAATTGCCGCGGGCTGTCCCGAACGTATCCGGGACCGGGAGCTTTTTCTGATACCCGACCGACCTACCGCCATCAGAAAAGCCTTTTCTCTTGCCCGGCCGGGAGATGTGGTGCTTCTATTAGGGAAGGGCCATGAAAACTCCATTATCTATGCCGATAGGGTAATGCCCTACGATGAAATAGGAGAAGCCCGTCGGGCCCTGGAAGAACTGGGCTACCGGGAGCAATCCTCATCATCATAA
- a CDS encoding D-alanine--D-alanine ligase family protein: METHKGIPPIGSKKRIAVLYGGKSGEHEVSLVSAASVVRHLNQDRYDLFLIGITHEGEWYLQAPTYIDEVYQGNTKLRIEERPEYRVQVIPGGKKEFPFFTQATGPLSIDVVFPVLHGTFGEDGTLQGLLEMVDIPYVGAGVLGSAIGMDKGTAKILWLYAGLPVVPFIQLRLPEWHSKEQRERIIEKAERDFRYPLFVKPSRGGSSVGTSKVLNRPALEQAIEAAFLWDDKVLIEPCVNAREIECSVTGNEEPAAYTPGEIVPTHEFYDYDAKYLDPDGARLLIPAELEETELKTIRELAIKAYQAAELSGLARVDFFVSRDTGQIFLNEVNTLPGFTSISMFPRMCEASGLPYGELLDTLIALAEKRYERQSKRSYTYQQGEGQ; this comes from the coding sequence ATGGAAACCCATAAAGGGATACCACCAATAGGTTCCAAAAAGCGAATTGCCGTTCTCTATGGAGGAAAATCGGGAGAACACGAGGTTTCCCTGGTGTCGGCGGCCTCCGTGGTCCGTCACCTTAACCAGGATCGCTACGACCTTTTCTTGATCGGCATCACCCATGAGGGAGAATGGTACCTTCAAGCCCCCACATATATCGATGAGGTATACCAGGGAAATACCAAACTTCGGATTGAAGAACGCCCCGAATACCGCGTGCAGGTTATTCCCGGCGGTAAAAAAGAATTTCCCTTTTTTACCCAGGCCACGGGACCCCTTTCCATCGACGTGGTGTTCCCCGTACTCCACGGGACCTTTGGAGAGGACGGAACCCTGCAGGGCCTCCTTGAAATGGTAGATATCCCCTATGTAGGTGCCGGAGTCCTGGGAAGCGCCATCGGGATGGATAAGGGAACCGCGAAAATTCTTTGGTTGTATGCGGGCCTGCCGGTAGTCCCCTTTATCCAACTCCGTTTGCCCGAATGGCACAGTAAGGAGCAGCGGGAACGGATCATCGAAAAGGCAGAACGGGATTTTCGATACCCCCTGTTTGTAAAACCCTCCCGGGGTGGATCCTCGGTAGGGACCAGCAAGGTGCTCAATCGGCCCGCCCTGGAACAGGCTATTGAAGCGGCGTTTCTCTGGGATGACAAGGTGTTGATTGAACCCTGTGTGAATGCCAGGGAAATAGAGTGCTCTGTGACCGGCAATGAAGAACCTGCGGCCTACACCCCCGGCGAGATTGTGCCAACCCATGAATTCTATGATTACGACGCAAAATACCTTGACCCCGACGGGGCACGGCTACTCATACCCGCCGAACTCGAAGAAACCGAATTAAAAACCATCCGGGAACTGGCGATCAAGGCCTACCAGGCCGCAGAACTTTCGGGCCTTGCCCGGGTAGACTTCTTTGTAAGCCGGGATACGGGACAAATATTCTTAAATGAAGTGAATACCCTCCCCGGCTTTACCTCTATCAGCATGTTTCCCCGGATGTGCGAAGCCTCAGGGCTTCCCTACGGAGAACTCCTAGATACCCTCATCGCGCTGGCAGAAAAACGATACGAACGACAGAGTAAAAGGAGCTATACCTACCAGCAAGGAGAGGGCCAGTGA
- a CDS encoding DUF2804 domain-containing protein — translation MGQQEFQDSQKLLNERGLPTNFGWARSPLWAYDRRLILVRKHRIVESERYVLLAEDKIVLIEVVQQGFISYVSVSVVDLILKKAWSDYFPFLFPLGMFSGSPTPSGNLYKIRDKRLLLDINVLENGNRVIKIDIPRFNHGKGLRGMVVMIRPPFPEALATVSPWRKKPHCFRYSYAAPWYALEGVIRHGEEDLVFYKDHSWAVLLWDRGLNPAHDIHYWSCAAGITKGSQVSLSLGYGLMNAEYGTENAFFINGSLQKIQQVTFKISPKSWMEPWILTSDDQRLTLRFTPVAETRLTRKRIFQSIRQTTFFGFFQGVYTSENNEVFELNKIPGVAWREKVRL, via the coding sequence ATGGGACAGCAGGAATTTCAGGATTCTCAAAAACTGTTAAACGAACGGGGCTTACCCACCAATTTTGGGTGGGCCCGTTCTCCCCTGTGGGCCTACGATCGTCGGCTTATTCTGGTCCGTAAACATCGGATTGTAGAATCGGAACGGTATGTTCTTTTGGCAGAGGATAAGATTGTTCTTATCGAAGTGGTGCAACAGGGGTTTATTAGCTATGTTTCCGTAAGTGTGGTAGATCTCATTTTAAAAAAAGCCTGGTCCGATTATTTTCCTTTTTTGTTTCCCCTGGGAATGTTTAGTGGTAGTCCTACCCCGTCAGGAAATCTGTATAAGATTCGGGATAAACGGTTACTGTTGGATATCAATGTTCTGGAAAATGGAAACCGGGTCATTAAGATCGACATCCCCCGCTTTAACCATGGGAAGGGCCTGCGGGGAATGGTGGTCATGATCCGGCCTCCCTTCCCCGAGGCCCTTGCGACGGTGAGTCCCTGGCGTAAGAAACCCCACTGTTTCCGTTACTCCTATGCTGCTCCCTGGTATGCCCTGGAAGGGGTGATTCGCCATGGAGAAGAGGACCTGGTTTTTTATAAAGACCACAGTTGGGCGGTGCTGTTATGGGATCGGGGCTTGAATCCCGCCCATGATATCCACTATTGGTCCTGTGCGGCGGGTATTACCAAGGGTTCCCAGGTTTCGTTGTCCCTTGGGTATGGTTTGATGAATGCCGAATATGGGACGGAAAACGCCTTTTTTATCAATGGAAGTCTCCAGAAAATCCAGCAGGTGACGTTTAAGATCAGTCCTAAGAGCTGGATGGAACCCTGGATCCTCACCAGTGATGATCAACGGCTGACCCTGCGTTTTACGCCGGTCGCTGAAACACGGCTTACCCGGAAACGCATATTCCAGTCGATCCGGCAGACCACCTTTTTTGGCTTTTTCCAAGGGGTCTATACCTCCGAAAATAACGAGGTCTTTGAACTCAATAAAATTCCCGGTGTAGCCTGGAGGGAAAAGGTTCGCCTGTGA
- a CDS encoding DUF2147 domain-containing protein, with amino-acid sequence MKKGFFVLLLSAVVFSVWAADPVEGLWKSVDEDGKPTAYWRIYVKDNVLYGEIVKIIGKPNDAIATAAKPSYKNFPIPGEVNKMKIVGTPWIYGLRRKAEGQWEGGNIIDPSKGDIYQCKITFRKADGKKFKVDTLEMRGEIGFGLGRSQFWVRSEESEINS; translated from the coding sequence ATGAAAAAGGGTTTCTTTGTGCTTCTTTTGAGTGCGGTAGTGTTTTCCGTATGGGCTGCGGATCCCGTGGAAGGGCTCTGGAAGAGTGTGGACGAGGATGGGAAACCCACCGCGTACTGGCGGATCTATGTGAAAGACAATGTTTTATACGGGGAAATTGTAAAAATTATCGGAAAGCCAAACGATGCGATTGCGACCGCAGCAAAACCGAGTTATAAGAATTTCCCTATTCCCGGGGAAGTGAATAAAATGAAAATTGTCGGGACCCCCTGGATTTATGGGCTTAGGCGGAAGGCCGAGGGTCAATGGGAAGGGGGAAACATTATTGATCCCAGTAAGGGTGATATATACCAGTGTAAGATTACCTTTAGAAAGGCGGATGGCAAGAAATTTAAGGTAGATACCCTGGAAATGCGGGGTGAGATTGGGTTTGGACTGGGGCGGAGTCAGTTCTGGGTTCGTAGCGAGGAGTCGGAAATCAATTCCTGA